The following are from one region of the Methanobacterium sp. genome:
- a CDS encoding shikimate dehydrogenase, translating to MITGKTNVTGIIGNPVEHSLSPLMHNAAFKYLGLDYIYVPFLVAENALEDAIMGSKSLNIKGLNVTIPHKTEVIKHLDSVDKIAELIGAVNTIKFNGNHAKGFNTDGIGAVKAIEEVSTVKNKKIIILGAGGAARAIAFQILLEGAGSLVIANRTPENALNLQKNIVEKLNLDVKTADFGKRLENELLDADILINTTPIGMYPHTDDEPIVKSEMMHENLIVNDIVYNPLKTGLLREAENCGAKTVSGIKMLIYQGVEAFKIWTGIYPPVSIFENALVMSRK from the coding sequence ATGATAACTGGTAAGACCAACGTTACTGGAATAATTGGAAATCCTGTAGAGCACAGTTTATCCCCACTAATGCATAATGCTGCTTTTAAGTATTTAGGCCTTGACTATATCTACGTGCCTTTTTTAGTGGCTGAAAATGCTCTTGAAGATGCAATAATGGGGTCAAAATCTTTAAACATAAAAGGGCTTAATGTGACCATTCCCCATAAAACAGAAGTTATTAAGCACCTTGATTCTGTAGATAAAATTGCAGAGCTTATCGGTGCTGTTAACACCATTAAATTCAATGGAAATCACGCCAAAGGATTTAACACAGACGGTATTGGTGCTGTTAAGGCCATTGAAGAAGTTAGCACTGTGAAAAATAAAAAAATTATTATTTTAGGTGCTGGAGGAGCAGCACGTGCCATTGCATTTCAAATACTCCTTGAAGGTGCAGGATCACTTGTAATTGCAAATAGAACTCCTGAAAACGCCCTTAACCTTCAAAAAAATATTGTTGAAAAACTGAATTTAGATGTTAAAACTGCAGATTTTGGTAAAAGGCTTGAAAATGAGCTTTTAGATGCTGATATTCTGATTAACACCACTCCCATTGGAATGTATCCCCATACTGACGATGAACCGATTGTTAAATCAGAGATGATGCATGAAAATCTCATTGTTAATGATATTGTTTATAATCCCTTGAAAACAGGTCTACTAAGAGAAGCTGAAAACTGTGGAGCAAAAACTGTATCTGGCATTAAAATGTTAATTTATCAGGGAGTTGAAGCCTTTAAAATATGGACAGGGATTTATCCTCCCGTAAGTATCTTTGAAAATGCTCTAGTGATGAGTAGAAAATAG
- a CDS encoding RNA ligase partner protein → MAVKQRFVLDTTAFTDMQLRKEFGNESLTETVNLLIDLIAKSRIKLNMSCHMPPITYKELINYLTRYECPEEVLVKTETWIVKKTPDRYETKIPSEIFYEYVQDMRERMNKGMRISENALWETAVESMVMLSKGNKKSDIELEIIGSAIKDFRKKYRAALRKGTLDSAPDLDVLLLAKELGAGVVAADEGIRVWAERLGLRFLSAKSFPKMVGEYLKYYE, encoded by the coding sequence ATGGCTGTAAAGCAAAGATTTGTTCTGGATACAACTGCATTTACAGATATGCAGCTTAGAAAAGAATTTGGAAACGAAAGCCTGACAGAAACAGTAAATTTACTGATAGATCTAATTGCCAAGTCACGGATAAAGCTTAACATGAGCTGTCACATGCCTCCAATAACATATAAAGAACTTATAAATTATTTAACCAGATATGAATGCCCTGAAGAAGTACTGGTGAAAACTGAGACATGGATCGTCAAAAAAACTCCTGATAGATACGAAACCAAAATCCCCTCTGAAATATTTTATGAATATGTACAGGATATGAGGGAGCGGATGAATAAAGGAATGAGAATATCCGAAAATGCATTATGGGAAACTGCTGTAGAGTCAATGGTCATGTTATCCAAAGGAAATAAAAAATCAGATATTGAGCTTGAAATTATTGGATCTGCAATTAAAGACTTCAGGAAAAAATACAGGGCTGCATTAAGAAAAGGTACCCTTGACAGCGCTCCTGATCTGGATGTGCTCCTTCTGGCCAAGGAATTGGGTGCAGGTGTTGTAGCAGCAGATGAAGGTATCAGAGTTTGGGCAGAAAGACTTGGATTAAGGTTTTTAAGTGCAAAATCATTCCCAAAAATGGTTGGAGAATATTTAAAATATTATGAATGA